The DNA region atagaccctttcaacaagaaaaacaaaaacaatgcttgaacgttctatttggttcccagtctacttcctctgcattaagataacatatggaatattaaaacggaagccttgtggggccaactatgatgctgataatggaactctcttgaaagggtcgaAGTAGATTGGggaccaaatagaacgttcaagcattgtttttgtttttattgttgaaagggtctatattatCGGGGGGGATTAGTGTCTGTCAAAGGGTCTGAAGTGTAGCCTATTTGAGTCTGAAGTTGTCCGTTTGGTCCATATAGACTGAGCGAGGACAAGACCATGCACTGCATCCGCACACGGGAGACGGAGTGTGACCTGACCGATAAGCTGGAGAACCTGAGGAGCACCTACACTGCTGACGTGATCTCCGAGCCCCTGCCCTCAGCCAAAACAGACTTCGTGGAGCTCCCATACGCCTCAGCACCTCACTTCTGCCCCTATAAAGAAAGTATGTGCTCGCTTTGTCTTTCAATCCATAGCATACGTCTTCTTCAGGTGTACTCATGTTGACCTAGATGAtgcagttttcttttttttaaagaagtgATGATACTGATAATGGCAAGACAGTACATATTGGTGTATATTATGGAACATCCTATAATGTCAAGAGGCATAACTGAATAAGGATTTTAGGGTTCAGGTCGAAAGCTGTTCTTAGAAGGCTGTTTCATCTCCTGGGACCTCAGATGACCTGACTAGTATATGCCTGTCCCCCCCCCAGCAAAAATAGGAAGTCCGAAGTTTAAGGTGATTCAGAACGAGGACACGACTAAGATGGAGGTCCACGTCCAAGATCCCCTGACGGCCATAAAGAGAAATGGGCGCCCGGTAAACATCCGAGAGATCTTCACGAGTGACCTGATGTACAAAGTCCAGTACAGCAAAGCTGGAAGCACAGGAAAAGTAGGTTGTCATTTTTACTGAGGATTGAGATTGTATTGTTTATTCGCTGTATTACTGATGTTATGTTTACTGATATCCTCAACACCAACCAGAACGCCTCTGCGTAGGCGTACAAATCTTGGGTCTCGGAAATGATATGGTGTAATATGTTTACAACCAAAATGGTGTGTACGTGTGACTCTAATCTTAGAGGATTACTCACTATATCACCGCAATATCCAAGCCGGTGGTTATAATCGTAATTATTTTTTCACTCCTCTTTGGTTCCATTGTGACTGTGGATCATCTCCATGGTATTGCCTAATCGGAACAAATGGGACCAGTTTGTGTGTTTCTAATGAGATTCATGTTTCTCATAAGCCGAGTTTGCCTGTGCCAAACACGCAAAGCTGTGTTTGTGTCATCCAAGAGCTTGAGTGttggtacatgtatgtgtgtgtgtgtgtgtgtttgtgacatgtgtgtgatgtatgtctgtctgtgtttgtgtctaacaAATGTGTTATCTTTTTGTATCCTTAGAGCAAGACCCAGAACCACAGTAATGTGGTGAAGATTAAGAAGCTAGAGAGGGGCGTGAGCTACTGCTTCACTGTGGCTGCGTACATCAAATCCCGCAAACCGCAACATCAGATGGGTGCATGGTCCATTCCCGTCTGTTGGCCTCCAAAGACAGCATCTTTCTTTGAGGGTAAGCAGCACCACATCTGGTCTATTTTTTTAACGATTCTTGAAAAATAGGACAAACCATGatgcaaaatgtaaaattaGTTAATTATTAAACCTGATAATAGTTCCAATTGTTTTCCTTATTTTGTTCCATTGCTCAAGAATCGGCGCTAATCCAGAGGAAAGGAAATATTTCTACTAGACACAAATTATATAAATTCAATTTAAGATTTGGACTCATCCCCTGAAGAAGGCCAATGTGCTTTTAACTAGTTGCCATGTTTAATTAAAGGAGTTAATTAAGCAGAGTGCCTTTGCTACTTTCCTCATATTTCTTCagttaaattaataaaaaatatcctATCATCTCAAATTAAAATGATGCCAAATTAAGTTCAGTTTAAGATCCTAAAATACTCATCTGCTCTTCTTTTGCTCCTAAAGGTGCTTTAGGAGAAACAGACCAGTATGTAGTAACAGCTCATTTATGTATGATTAACCAGCAATAAGACTGCTTTAAAAGCAGCAATATTTTCCTCTGGGAAGTTAGTCACCATGAGCACTGCACACCTTAGTCTATGATGTGATGGAGAGCTTCCTAAGCTCCTTCCATTTCCTTCCATACTTCTGGTGATCTTTCAATCCACTGTGAGAATGTCCTGAGGATATATTTAGGAAGCTGTACTAGTATTTTGGGTCTGGTACATTCCAATCCCCTCTGTTTCCCAATAAGTTGTGGTCTGCTCAGACCGTAGGAACAAAAAATGAAGGGGCAGGACTCTGCCGCTTCTGAGTCAGAGGCCCTTAGGGGTTCCACTCCACGCCGCAGCTGTGGAACTCAGAGGCTCCCTGTCACGCCTAGAGTCTCCTACAGTCTCCATACACATGTTAGCTACAGTACAAGAACCCAGGAACAGTAGTCAGAATGGTTAAAGGTACAGGCTACGGTTTTGGTCTAATTTAATAAACTTTTTGTGAAATTCAGCTACCCCGTGAGCGGTCCTCCTCCAGCTGTATTCGGTCAATGCACTCAAAAAACTACAGAGTTCATTAAGTGCAAGCTCTGTAAAGGGGAAACACAGTCCTAGCTCTGTAAAGGAGAAACACAAACAGTCCTCGCTCTGTAAAGGGGGAACAGAGTGACTCAGAGCAACAGAGCCGTAAACAGTTCCAGGCAATCAACACATTATTTCAAGGGCATGTAAGGGAGGACTATGATTTTATTGGCTGTTAAGCTGAAGTATCACCAACCTCTTGACAGAATTGCGTACTCTTATCTTTCTatatagaaatagaaaatgGACCCTATTATTTGAAAGTTTGTAAAGCAGCAAGAGATTAACAAGACTAAAGCAGCAACAGACTAACATTACTggatctcttctcctcttcttcctcaatGTGTGCAATGTTTCAGTGGAATAGTACAAGTTAATGTGCTGTTTTATTGTTCTACATGTTTTGACAACACTGTATCTCCCTCTATGTCATACTAATAAAGCATCTTTGAATTGGACTAAGTGTTaattctctctcctccacagagATCAGCTGGTACGTGTTGGCAGGAGGGGCCACCATCCTTCTCTTCATCCTTATTCTCCTCATCATCATGATTGTTCTGTGCTGCAAGAGGGCCCGGCTCTCCAAGCAGGTGAAGATCGAAGCAGCGTCTGGGACGACGACGACTACTGTATAGAACGCATCGCTGGGGATGAATCCAAGTCCCGGGACATTTGTACAGCACTTTGCGGAGTGTGGCTGGTCCACACTCCTCTCTTTGgtatttttttaaagatatatttgcttttatatgttatttatttatttaatattttttttgtgaaatatAATTTATTGATGAAAATCAGCTATATGTTCCAGTATTTTTGTAGTGTTTTGTATGATGTTAAAAGTTTTGCACTATTAAAACGTATGTGACTGGTACCACCACGTCCTGTTTCCTGTTAGCCTACTTCTGAAGGAGAGCCAGATGGCTAACAACTTGGTTCACTCCaactcaaataaacacacagaaaattaagTATGGGTATTAAGGTTGGATCCTTCATATAAAGTTTTCCGAAGTGAATAAAATAGCATATTCTGAGGAAAGGGTTGAAATACCGGTATCAGATACAGAATGAAGGAAGAACcagacacaaaaaataaatgtaacattatatacatatattcatATACATTAAATACTTAGAATCATCTTTACAGCTTCTGTATCATCTGTCCATTAACAGGTGCACTGATCCTTTTATAAAAACATAACTTAAAAAAGATCAACATACTAACAAGTCCATTTGATAAGGCGTTATTCACCACTTTGCCTAAAGGTTTCAGTAATCACATTTGTGTCCCTAATCATCAGTAAAGGCGTTTTTTACATTTCCAAGTTTACCAATATGTTTCAGCAGGCACACATGAATCACTTCCTAAACAGTAATAAAATACTTCAGTACAGATAAAGTACAGGTCATTTAAAACCTTGATTTGCTAAACGCATGGATGGGTAGAAGTTCTTCTGCAGTCCTCTAAATATGGGCCTTCACCAGGCGATGTCAGGAACCGAACTGCACGGTCTCCTCTGTGATTGGCTTGAATTCATAGCCCCCTCTCCCGTCAATGTGCAGGTAGTACTGCAGAATATCAACACAACAGCACGCTCTGTTTTCACATGCGCCCAGTGTGTGTAGTTGAAATGACATTAAACGAGGACAGCTTCATATGGGACGTCACAGTAACACATCACAAACATCCAAAGGACGGCAAAACTAACATATCTCATACTGTACAACAAAATGCAGCACAGCAGTGGGGAAACAGAGAAATGTGTGATATAATACAAGAGCAGATAGGACTCACCTTGTGGTGTTTCCACAAGGATTTCCTATGAGAGACTGTGAAGAGAGTAATGCCCACCTGaggacagaaaacacacacacacaaacacacacacacacacacacacacacacacacacacacacacacacacacgcatgcacacacacacacacacacacacacacacacacacaaacacacacacacacacacacacacacacacacacacacactcactcacacacacacacacagacacacacacacacacacacacacacacacacacacacaacacacacacacacacacacacacacacacacacacacacacacacaaacacacacacacacacacacacacacacacacacaaacacacacacacacacacacacacacacacacacacacacacacacacacacacacacacacacacacacacaaatataccccTGAGATTAACAAAGGCTAAAAtccactcaccacacacaagAGAATAAACAATCCCCTTAACCCCCACTACACTCATCTGGTTTCACTATGCCCCCTGCCCAGAGACATAaactttcaacacacacaaatacacatatgtacacgcacaagcacagacacacaggcactcacacacatgcacacgtgcacatacacaccagagtttccgcttgaaaaaaatggtgccggttaaagtgaccggcagaggtttcgttttccggacattttgatgatatgccggtcaaatatcctattatcgcttcttaattagtcaagttgaggaaaacttgagacaggctatgtagcttaaagaatgacataatcaggccgtatagaatgcaacatgttcattagtcTAACTTAAACATGCTTAACTAGTGTCAATTTAAAATCTATCcagtctctatgctgttttcatgaacaagAATCCGctttgttcgttgttttaaataggctacattgtttgttgctgctacccacgttatctctaGTGGTTCAACAGTTTCACTTTcgcagatgcgcacacacattgaaCGAGCATGCACACCACCAAGCCCTAATGCTATTGATaacactaaattaagaaatatttcctattctggaaaatgtttagtttctttttctttcggtccgcggttcaatgataccatttgattgtgccgcaaattatccGCAGACCAGCAATTTCcacgtcgaggaggccctaacgctgcagatcatagacagagaaagcatgctcTGTGAACAGAActcagttgcatgtccagtgtagccatggctGTGTCTACACAGAAAAAGTGTCTTGGTGCCACTTCCAACGTCACTGATTCTGACAGATATTCTGATTCTGACACTGATTCTGACAGATACGCCCAACACTTCTACTTTTTCTCTGGTGATAGTGGAGCTGAATCATTCGTTCGTTGTTTCACAGACGTTTCCAGACCAACTTTCAAATGGTAGAGCCTGTTCCTTTAAAACATAGCCAAAGGACGTATTCTTgctttagtataggcctatattttaggcatattctcaaattcagattgtgtTTAATCCCGTCCATTGTgtggacgggattattagccaatttcaatcggacaatttgacctgAGAGATTTCATTTTGTCtgacatttaatttttttccggccaatgtctgCCAATTACCGGACAACGAAAACCctgacacatgaacacacacactctttaattTTGACATTTTTGTGAGTGATTTCTATGTATGTGAGATatatggatgtatgtgtgtttgttgtgtttgttgtatAAGCTACTAGAtgcctaaaatttccctcgggatgaataaagtatctatctatctatgtatctatctagtAATGATGATAATCAACACTACTGTAcatttttgcagtgtgtgtagaTGTAGTCTTCAACGTCCACGCTCACTGCGCTGGTGCACTCGTCCAGGATGGCAAACTGGGGCTTGTGGTAGAATAGACGGGCCATCTGTGAAGGCAACATTCCCATCACTCACAGGTGACCTCAAATTACCGTTTACAATCCCATGACCCACGAACATCCCCCCAAGCATCTCAAAACCTTGTAGTGTCccagggccgtagtcaccatagacattgagggTGACGTGTcccccccccaatattcaaatacgaccaaaatgtcccccccaatatatggacatagaaaaagaaagaaggaataAAGCGCTACACTAggcctacaggaaaccaacacgcaccaccatctgaaatgtaatcaaacgcAAATAACGCACAAATTATTAGGACCTAGTGatggttccagagtagcctccaccctgagtggtttgtcctggtgtttttttttttcgtttttcgTTTAGTGGCGTGGACTctcaaaagcttccatttactgcaccctacTGCGGTGAGGTAGGGCTGTCAACAATATTGCAAAAGCTATCGgtacaattttcacaaaacttgttggaaaggtgtagcacaggctaaggaaatcccatacatttttggagccgatcagactgaaagggaactttgaaacattttccatattgtaacCTATTCTCGCAATGATAGATAGGCTGTAGTAGGCCaagtgtttctacatgttggcacaaaacgtaatttctgtcagaagccaGTCTATGCAGGGGGTAACATGAGGTGAATCAGACAGGAGAGgggcctgtcttagtagcctattcctgaatcctgtccctttcattaaaattgtgtgattagccaccagcataataaaatgtaaattaaaagacaaaaatattattaggctataggtccaaacctatgagtGTAAGCCTTAGTTAAAACAAAtcttcaggtgtaagtaataagtcaagttttgaaaacaaatgtagtcataccacaggtccagggatggattactgaatgggtTTACTGCgcccaagagctcagggggccctgaagcgcaagcctctgtgtgaagttgcttcttctccacccttctcttttcACAAAACTCCGCAGAAGACATAATTAAAAGggtcatttttaaaataataaaaaatgagaATGCCTCAGGACCCCTCTatctggaggaggggggggggcatctgtgccaaggggttcataatccatcaaTGCCATGcccgtcaaaagtttggaataccCTAATTGACTGACTTAACGACTATtatgatttttaataatattttttgcatggtaggaaatgtattgaaattctgtttgggggtcccacagaccccaccacagatttggtcccccccaatgttgacatcatgactatgGCCTTGTAGtgtccacacacaacacacaactagAACGAAGTTCACAGACAGTCATTGATAAAAGGTTTCACAAGTTGTTTGTGTGGGTCTGGGTCACTTTACAATGTGTAAAGACATGAATGGTAGTTTAGTTGACAATACCTGCCCTATGCCAGTCACAGGCAACAGTACAATATCCACCCTATGCCAGTCATGGGCAACAGTACAATACCTGCCCTATGCCAGTCATGGGCAACAGTACAATACCTGCCCTATGCCAGTCAGTACAATATCTGCCCTATGCCAGTCATGGGCAACAGTACAATATCCACCCTATGCCAGTGGGCAACAGTACAATATCTGCCCTAAGCCAGTCATGGGCAACAGTACAATATCCACCCTATGCCAGTGGGCAACAGTACAATATCTGCCCTATGCCAGTCAGTACAATATCTGCCCTATGCCAGTCATGGGCAACAGTACAATATTGCCCTATGCCAGTCATGGGCAACAGTACAATATCTGCCCTATGCCAGTCAGTACAATATCTGCCCTATGCCAGTCACAGGCAACAGTACAATATCCACCCTATGCCAGTCACGGGCAACAGTACAATATCCGCCCTATGCCAGTCGTGGGCAACAGTACAATATCCGCCCTATGCCAGTCATGGGTATCTGCCCTATGCCAGTCATGGGCAACAGTACAATATCCGCCCTATGCCAGTCATGGGCAACAGTACAATACCTGCCCTATGCCAGTCATGGGCAACAGTACAATATCTGCCCTACAGTATGCCAGTCATGGGCAACAGTACAATACCTGCCCTATGCCAGTCATGGGCAACAGTACAATATCCACCCTATGCCAGTCGTGGGCAACAGTACAATATCTGCCCTATGCCAGTCATGGGTATCTGCCCTATGCCAGTCATGGGCAACAGTACATTATCTGCCCTATGTGAGACAGTACAGTATCTGCCCCATGCCAGTCGTGGGCAGCAGTAAGAGCACTCACGGCCAtcctctgcttctctcctccactcaagATGTCCATCCAGTCCTGTTGGGTGTCCCAGCCCCCTTCTCTCTGGAGAATGTGCTCCAACTGCACTGCAGCCAGGTACTCCTTcaggacctacacacacacacacacacatgcacgcacacacacacacagcacagtcacacacacacacacacacacgcatgcacgcacac from Alosa alosa isolate M-15738 ecotype Scorff River chromosome 9, AALO_Geno_1.1, whole genome shotgun sequence includes:
- the LOC125300651 gene encoding tissue factor-like — translated: MQLCARKLPDDLIWVCAGKKGWNLRVSHELQSGAARSHALGNVAVLALTLISAISGENDPPPAQNVAWSSYNFKTILTWSPKPTNYSYSVQYSRLSEDKTMHCIRTRETECDLTDKLENLRSTYTADVISEPLPSAKTDFVELPYASAPHFCPYKETKIGSPKFKVIQNEDTTKMEVHVQDPLTAIKRNGRPVNIREIFTSDLMYKVQYSKAGSTGKSKTQNHSNVVKIKKLERGVSYCFTVAAYIKSRKPQHQMGAWSIPVCWPPKTASFFEEISWYVLAGGATILLFILILLIIMIVLCCKRARLSKQVKIEAASGTTTTTV